A single Macrobrachium nipponense isolate FS-2020 chromosome 5, ASM1510439v2, whole genome shotgun sequence DNA region contains:
- the LOC135215883 gene encoding serine/arginine repetitive matrix protein 1-like, translating into MCYLIDFGVVKLLCACVAGVARLVVRRRLRVVVGTVLVLAGFCAGAVDSTPQNCKERSHEYESHKGLRRSMYFAVFSASPCSNSDPEGLQTAKVVAFGPPTVDLKHFKLWDFHALCPTCGQNTKSKSPQKGWSSSAKSRPLKRSWKTPNSEALRSSPEPFPDYSPARKKRAMRTPDSSPEDLSHKTKEVLVGLQQQLSALVGVLAEGSSRKKDISLPIKSSVRRESESKRPGVSRRSSPERFSSPARPSSVVHDRNRKRPMSKSSPRSLTREEFASHGTQEFSPNRPRRLDKFSSPPRRRRRDSSSSPERRKGKRSYSPARRSQRDTNVSPHGRREQKVLLSPRRRISPSRRPHQDANASPSWTRQPHQDASASPSWPRRSHQDANASPSWRQEQDVLLSPSRRSSPHRRLIQDASASPSRRKEHIRSPSIEKLQDSHRKDDRSKEERKRLPSKDRLLLRKSLLLPHHFWKKYRMKEITKDAGVSDYKRLASLLLQVFGDSLRQFGSPFARIVIIQYENVEGFLIR; encoded by the exons atgtgttatttgatagattttggtgttgtaaagttgttgtgcgcTTGTGTGGCTGGTGTGGCGAGGTTGGTAGTGCGTCGTCGTCTGCGAGTGGTGGTTGGGACAGTGTTGGTGTTAGCGGGTTTTTGTGCTggg GCAGTAGATAGCACCCCACAAAACTGCAAGGAAAGGTCCCATGAATACGAAAGCCACAAGGGATTGAGGCGTtcaatgtattttgctgtgtttagtgcTAGCCCCTGTAG CAACAGTGATCCTGAAGGACTACAGACTGCAAAGGTTGTGGCCTTTGGCCCACCCACTGTGGACCTAAAACATTTCAAGCTGTGGGATTTCCATGCCCTTTGTCCAACTTGTGGGCAGAATACGAAGTCTAAATCTCCTCAAAA GGGATGGAGTTCTTCCGCTAAATCGCGTCCTCTTAAGAGATCCTGGAAGACGCCAAATAGCGAAGCGTTACGTTCCAGTCCGGAGCCTTTTCCGGATTATTcgcctgctcgtaagaagagagccATGAGAACTCCTGACTCTTCCCCGGAAGACTTATCACACAAGACaaaggaagtcttggtaggactccaacagcagttgtctgccttagtaggagttcttgctgaaggctcttctaggaagaaagacatttctcttcccatcaagagttccGTTAGGAGAGAGTCAGAGAGTAAGCGTCCTGGCgttagcagacgctcctcgcctgaaaggttttcgtccccagcgagaccttcttcagtcGTACATGACAGAAATCGGAAACGCCCTAtgagcaagagttctcccaggagtttgactAGAGAAGAGTTTGCCTCCCATG GAACGCAAGAGTTTTCGCCTAATAGGCCTCGAAGATTGGACAAGTTTTCTTCTCctcctaggaggaggaggagagattctAGCTCCTCTCCGGAAAGACGCAAAGGAAAAAGGAGTtattcgcctgctagacgcagtCAACGGGACACAAACGTCTCCCCTCATGGACGACGGGAACAGaaggttctcctttctcctcgcaggcgcatttcgccttctaggcgtcctcatcaggacgcaaatgcctctccttcttggaccaggcagcctcaccaggacgcaagcgcctcgcctTCTTGGCCTAGGCGCTCTCACCAGGACGCAAACGCgtctccttcttggcgccaggaacaggatgttctaCTTTCGCCTAGCAGGCGTtcttcgcctcacaggcgcctgattcaggacgcaagcgcctctcctagcagacgcAAGGAGCACATCAGAAGTCCGAGTATAGAGAAACTCCAGGACTCACACAGGAAGGATGATAGGagtaaggaagaaaggaaaagactTCCTTCAAAGGATCGGCTCCTGTTGAGGAAAAGCCTCTTACTCCCACATCACTTTTGGAAGAAGTATCGGATGAAAGAGATAaccaaagatgcaggagtttcagactataagagacttgcttctctattgctgcaggtgtttggagactcACTACGCCAGTTCGGATCCCCCTTCGCCAGGATCGTTATTATCCAGTACGAAAATGTCGAAGGCTTCCTCATTCGTTAA